A portion of the bacterium genome contains these proteins:
- the frr gene encoding ribosome recycling factor: MLNDVYREIQKRMNKTIEATREEMAGIRTGRASPAILDHISAEYYGSQLPINQLATISVPEPRLILIQPWDKSSLPAIDKAILKSSLGLNPSNDGNVIRLSIPALTEERRKELDKVVKRKAEDGRVALRNIRRDTNDLLKKMEDKKEITEDDLERARDKIQEITDEAISQIDKLLAAKEKEILEF; this comes from the coding sequence TTGTTAAATGATGTGTATAGAGAGATTCAAAAGAGGATGAATAAGACCATTGAAGCCACCAGGGAGGAAATGGCTGGAATTAGAACAGGCCGGGCCTCACCGGCTATCCTTGACCATATTAGTGCCGAATACTATGGGAGTCAATTACCCATAAATCAGTTGGCGACCATTTCCGTCCCCGAACCAAGACTCATCCTTATCCAGCCCTGGGATAAATCCTCCCTCCCGGCTATTGACAAGGCCATCTTGAAATCTTCTTTAGGCCTTAACCCTTCTAATGACGGTAATGTCATCAGGCTATCGATCCCTGCCCTAACCGAGGAACGAAGAAAAGAACTGGACAAAGTAGTTAAAAGGAAAGCCGAGGATGGACGGGTAGCTCTTCGGAACATCCGGCGGGATACTAATGACCTCTTGAAAAAAATGGAGGATAAGAAGGAGATTACGGAAGATGACCTGGAACGGGCTAGGGATAAGATACAAGAGATAACTGATGAAGCTATTTCCCAGATAGATAAGCTGCTGGCCGCTAAGGAGAAGGAGATATTGGAATTTTAG
- a CDS encoding phosphatidate cytidylyltransferase, whose protein sequence is MLYYRIIIAISFLVPLIYLINLKQTFPFFLVISGIIILGSLEFCHNLAVKRRLSPMTIVGVAACLILSLSAYGGNILPETGLPTRVSFVLIGLIFFISLAGLLRQEISGSMSAIAITLMGVFYVSLPLTYLILLRRLPEGDKYLYFLFLVAWLSDVFAYTVGSKWGSSRITPVISPNKTVEGCLGGEVAAIFTAVIGKIFFIPAMPLWHALILGFVMGGLAQLGDLIESLFKRDAGVKDSSSWLIGHGGILDSFDSLIFTTPTLFYYLVIFNNGQ, encoded by the coding sequence ATGCTCTATTATCGAATCATAATTGCCATCTCTTTCCTAGTTCCTCTTATCTATCTTATCAACCTCAAGCAGACCTTCCCTTTTTTCCTGGTGATTTCAGGTATTATCATTCTTGGAAGCCTGGAATTTTGCCATAATCTGGCGGTCAAACGCCGGCTTTCACCTATGACTATAGTTGGTGTAGCCGCTTGCTTGATATTGAGCTTAAGCGCCTACGGAGGAAATATCTTACCTGAAACTGGGCTGCCGACCCGGGTTAGTTTCGTCCTGATAGGACTCATCTTTTTTATTAGCCTGGCAGGATTATTAAGACAAGAGATTTCCGGCTCAATGAGTGCGATTGCTATTACCCTTATGGGAGTGTTTTATGTTAGTCTGCCGCTTACTTATCTTATCCTTCTGCGTCGTTTACCTGAGGGAGACAAATATCTTTACTTTCTTTTTCTGGTTGCCTGGTTAAGTGATGTCTTTGCCTATACCGTAGGCAGCAAATGGGGTAGTTCCCGGATAACGCCGGTAATAAGTCCTAATAAGACAGTAGAAGGTTGCCTGGGGGGTGAAGTGGCGGCAATTTTTACGGCGGTCATAGGCAAGATATTCTTTATCCCAGCTATGCCTCTCTGGCATGCCCTCATTTTGGGATTTGTTATGGGCGGCCTGGCTCAATTAGGCGATTTAATCGAATCTCTCTTCAAGCGAGATGCCGGGGTAAAGGATTCTTCCTCCTGGCTTATTGGACACGGAGGGATATTGGACAGTTTTGACAGTCTCATCTTTACCACCCCAACCCTTTTTTATTATCTGGTAATCTTTAACAATGGACAGTAG
- a CDS encoding isoprenyl transferase produces the protein MATQPEEEKLLKSLVPEKMPRHIAIIMDGNGRWAKQRYLPRIAGHRAGMESVRRVVRLCGELNIEVLTLYAFSTENWTRPRREVSALMSLLKEYLKREVAELKAQGVRLTFMGRLLEMAPDIRTALAEAEEETRDGQGLRLNIALNYSGRTELVDAFRRLLTELRQGNIQPDSINEELISAHLYTASLPEPDLLIRTSGEMRISNFLLWQIAYTEIWVTPAYWPDFSRIHLLEAIADYQKRDRRFGGISKSDNRTQITEYR, from the coding sequence ATGGCTACCCAACCAGAGGAGGAGAAACTCCTTAAAAGTCTGGTTCCGGAAAAAATGCCCCGGCATATAGCTATCATTATGGATGGTAATGGCCGCTGGGCAAAGCAGAGGTATCTTCCCAGGATAGCCGGCCACCGGGCCGGCATGGAGAGCGTCAGGAGGGTAGTAAGATTATGCGGGGAGTTGAATATTGAGGTTTTAACCCTCTACGCCTTTTCCACGGAAAATTGGACTCGTCCCAGGAGAGAGGTATCTGCCCTGATGTCTCTTTTAAAAGAGTATCTGAAAAGGGAAGTGGCTGAATTAAAAGCCCAGGGTGTTAGGCTGACCTTTATGGGACGCCTTTTGGAAATGGCCCCCGATATCCGGACTGCCCTGGCCGAGGCTGAAGAGGAGACCAGAGATGGGCAGGGCTTAAGGCTCAATATCGCCTTGAACTACAGCGGCCGAACAGAATTAGTAGATGCCTTCCGCCGTCTACTTACTGAGTTAAGGCAAGGTAATATCCAGCCGGATAGTATTAACGAAGAACTTATCTCCGCTCATCTTTATACGGCCTCTTTGCCTGAACCTGACCTCCTTATTCGGACCTCAGGTGAGATGAGGATAAGTAATTTCCTCCTCTGGCAGATCGCCTATACTGAAATCTGGGTTACGCCGGCTTACTGGCCTGACTTTAGCCGAATTCATTTACTGGAAGCTATTGCCGATTATCAAAAGCGAGACAGAAGATTCGGCGGGATTAGTAAGTCAGATAACAGAACACAGATAACAGAATACAGATAA